In Aspergillus oryzae RIB40 DNA, chromosome 6, one genomic interval encodes:
- a CDS encoding uncharacterized protein (predicted transporter (major facilitator superfamily)), whose protein sequence is MDRAAEVSKVADDSISPHASHTTSNTATLDKSGNKIVEQSTSADDVEKQSDTQSLQAGVRRAEILRKGWTKKGLYTAFVGLFIATLAINFGDYSTQVYVPYTTSAFKQHSAMSAARVVMNITRIAAYPIIAKLGDVFGRAEMFILSIAASTLGYVIYAACEDIAQYMVAGIFEAIGSTGYALTQQVFVADVTNLINRGIWSTLPDSLTTVPTLYLGTIVAQRMLDHSTWRWGWGMWAIITPVCAVPLIATMLVYQRRAPIKVPIAKAMGWKETDTWYQRAYRLLWVELDLPGGVLLLLGLSLLLVPIALTGSNNSNAWHKGNFIAMLVLGVVFLMSFVIWDARFAKKPFVPYRMIKQRTVAAACLLGALDFFHYSVFSVFFTSYLQVAGHFNAGNATRIDNSLRVAFQVSGIFAAFFMKYTKRSQIWVLVGVPLCILGMGILLYLVDMGDGKTGNEAAFVTAKSLIGIGRGFYQTAAQVSVQAVVSRQEVSVVTAVFFASMSIGGAIGTSVAGAIWRSNLPRKLSEYLPDEAKGQAKSIFGSIVVAQKYPVGGSVRMAIDRSYRESQRLLAIAAISALAPMVVIMFFLKNVHLDERQTAKEEGEREMGEQKKGDAE, encoded by the exons ATGGACCGAGCTGCAGAGGTTTCTAAGGTGGCAGATGATTCAATCTCTCCTCATGCCTCGCATACAACATCAAACACTGCTACGCTGGACAAATCCGGCAACAAGATAGTGGAACAGTCAACTTCAGCCGACGATGTGGAAAAGCAATCCGATACACAAAGTCTTCAGGCAGGTGTCCGGAGAGCAGAGATTTTGCGAAAAGGATGGACGAAGAAAGGTTTATATACGGCCTTTGTCGG TCTGTTCATCGCGACACTCGCAATCAACTTTGGCGATTATTCCACGCAGGTCTATGTCCCGTACACCACCAGCGCCTTTAAGCAACACTCTGCAATGAGCGCTGCTCGCGTAGTCATGAATATCACCCGCATTGCTGCCTATCCAATTATTGCGAAGCTGGGAGAT GTGTTCGGTAGAGCAGAGATGTTTATTCTCTCCATTGCAGCCTCTACCCTTGGCTATGTGATTTATGCCGCTTGCGAAGATATCGCGCAGTATATG GTTGCTGGTATCTTTGAAGCAATCGGATCGACAGGCTACGCGCTTACACAGCAAGTTTTCGTCGCCGACGTTACCAACCTGATCAATCGTGGAATCTGGTCTACACTACCTGACTCACTTACCACTGTCCCAACCTTATACCTGGGCACGATTGTCGCTCAACGCATGCTAGACCACTCGACGTGGCGATGGGGCTGGGGCATGTGGGCCATCATAACACCCGTTTGCGCAGTGCCTTTGATCGCAACAATGCTAGTCTACCAGCGGCGCGCTCCAATTAAGGTTCCTATTGCGAAGGCCATGGGCTGGAAGGAAACAGACACCTGGTATCAGCGCGCGTACCGTCTCCTCTGGGTCGAGCTGGACTTACCGGGCGGTGTTCTCCTGCTACTCGGACTATCCCTATTGTTGGTTCCCATCGCCTTGACAGGTTCCAATAACAGCAACGCCTGGCACAAGGGAAATTTCATCGCGATGCTCGTCCTTGGAGTCGTGTTCCTCATGTCATTTGTTATATGGGACGCCCGGTTCGCGAAGAAGCCGTTCGTGCCATATCGCATGATTAAGCAGCGCACCGTAGCAGCAGCATGTCTCCTAGGTgctctcgatttcttccacTACTCCGTCTTTTCAGTTTTCTTCACCAGTTACCTTCAAGTCGCTGGACACTTCAACGCAGGTAATGCCACAAGAATCGA CAACTCCCTCCGCGTCGCCTTCCAAGTCTCAGGAATCTTCGCCGCCTTCTTCATGAAATACACCAAACGCTCCCAAATCTGGGTCCTAGTCGGCGTGCCCCTCTGCATCCTAGGCATGGGGATCCTCCTCTACCTCGTAGACATGGGCGATGGCAAAACCGGCAACGAAGCAGCCTTCGTAACCGCCAAATCCCTAATCGGCATCGGCCGCGGCTTCTACCAAACCGCAGCACAAGTCTCAGTCCAAGCCGTCGTCTCCAGACAGGAAGTATCAGTCGTCACAgccgtcttcttcgcctcgaTGAGCATCGGCGGTGCTATTGGAACTAGTGTAGCGGGTGCTATTTGGCGGAGTAATCTGCCCCGCAAGTTGAGCGAGTATCTGCCTGATGAGGCGAAGGGTCAGGCTAAGTCGATCTTTGGGTCGATTGTTGTGGCCCAGAAGTATCCGGTTGGTGGGTCGGTTAGGATGGCGATTGATCGGAGTTATCGTGAGTCGCAGCGGTTGTTGGCTATTGCTGCTATTTCGGCGCTTGCGCCTATGGTTGTTATTATGTTCTTTTTGAAGAATGTGCATTTGGATGAGAGGCAGACTGctaaggaggagggggagagagaaatgggagagcagaagaagggagatgCGGAATGA
- a CDS encoding uncharacterized protein (predicted protein) translates to MRREWKFTPSEGGSGRNMAAWEVLTGTEATYLVEVSWPLSWRETNVSAVANVIFAVDGNAMFLTATDVARRQASLNPNKPGTIVVGIGYPLKASVYSPQRSSDLTPPCDHYTPPEGPDGNPRPEPYGGADRFLSFINNIVRPFVASSIFPNVKFARTALFGHSYGGL, encoded by the exons ATGCGCAGAGAGTGGAAATTCACTCCCTCCGAGGGCGGCTCTGGCCGTAACATGGCCGCGTGGGAGGTCTTAACCGGCACAGAAGCGACATACTTGGTGGAGGTCTCCTGGCCACTGAGCTGGCGAGAAACAAACGTCTCGGCGGTCGCGAATGTAAT ATTCGCTGTTGATGGCAATGCTATGTTTCTCACAGCAACAGACGTCGCTCGGCGGCAAGCGTCTCTTAACCCTAACAAACCTGGGACCATCGTTGTTGGAATCGGGTATCCCTTAAAGGCTTCTGTCTATAGTCCTCAACGCTCTTCGGACCTCACTCCGCCATGTGATCACTACACTCCGCCTGAGGGACCCGACGGCAACCCTCGACCGGAGCCATACGGCGGTGCAGATCGgttcctttcttttatcAACAATATTGTCCGTCCATTCGTAGCCTCGTCCATCTTCCCTAATGTCAAATTTGCTCGGACAGCCTTGTTTGGCCATTCGTATGGGGGACT CTAG